In Xanthomonas campestris pv. phormiicola, the DNA window GAGCGTGCTCGTCCAGCGCAGTAGGGACAGCGAAATCTCTGCGGCCATCGCCATCTGTACAGAGCGCGGTAGCACTTGGCCTCGGTGTCTTAGGACGCAAAGAACTCTGGCATCAACGCTCCAGCCTGGAACTGCACGGCATTGATGCTCATCACGCCACCTCGTTGGCTTCAGGTGGCAACATCATCAACCCACATGGGCGCAGATCCTGCGACTGCTGGCTGATGGTCGGGGCTAATCAGGTCGATTCTTGAAGTCGCCGGCTCACATCCTGAAGAGGTAGCTGCAGATCTCTGTGGCAGCCAGAGGTGTTCCGTAGACAAGAATTCAGCCGCGGGACTTGCCAACCCGCGCGAATAAGGCCAAAATCATGGCTATTACCGTTCCGGGGATGCGTAAAAAACGTTGATTCCACAGCAGGTTAGAGACTAGATACAGGTCCCTTCACCCGCTCCAGTTAATTGCCAACGCCTGTAAGTGGCTTGACAAGTCTCGTCCTAGGCGGCTCTGCGACACGGCGCTTCCAGCGAATTTCATCGCTGAGAGTTGGAGTGATCGCGCTAAGTTTGTATTCAGATTCTGACGCTCAGCGCTGTCAAAGTTTCGGTCGTCATGGTGCCCGTGGCGGATAAGCCATGATCCCGCTGGAAGGCGCGTATGGCCGTCTGGGTCTGCGGATTCATCACGCCGTCGATAGCGCCAGGATCATAGCTGCGCGCAAAAAGTGCCGCCTGTACTCGCATGATGAGCAGCTTGAGTTCGTTTTCGCTCCGGCGCGGCACTTGCGTTTGCGTGGATGACAGCGGCCGCACCGAGGTCGAGGATGGATGGTAGGGCTCGGCTGTATTGCCCGACGGTGCAGTCAGTGTCTCCGTTGATTGAAGCGACTGCGTTGTGGGCGTGCCGTAAGTCGACGGCGCCGCGGAAGTGGGTGAGGGCGAGTAAGACCGATAGGAGCTTCCCGACCCCGAGGAATGGGAACTGTGGGAACTGTGAGAGCTATGCGAACTGTGCGAGCGGTGTCCCGCGTAGAGGTTGTAGCGCCCCTCGTTCAAGGGCGAACTCAATACCGTTGCATACTTCCCGTCCATTTCCACCAAATCATGAAGCCCAGCCGGCGTCTGCGGCGGCTCGGTGCCGAAGGCGCCAAGCGTTGAGCTCGCGAGGATCAGTGCGTTAGACATGCAATCTCCTTTTTGATGGGGCTGACGGCGCGGCTGGTCCATTGGGGTGTCACCCAAGAGAAAAAGCCGCCACATTGGGTCTTGGCCGCACAGCCGGAGCAGGCATCCAGGTAGTCGTTCTTCCAATTCGAGATGCTTTGCTTTGCGTAAGG includes these proteins:
- the hxsA gene encoding His-Xaa-Ser repeat protein HxsA; protein product: MSNALILASSTLGAFGTEPPQTPAGLHDLVEMDGKYATVLSSPLNEGRYNLYAGHRSHSSHSSHSSHSSHSSGSGSSYRSYSPSPTSAAPSTYGTPTTQSLQSTETLTAPSGNTAEPYHPSSTSVRPLSSTQTQVPRRSENELKLLIMRVQAALFARSYDPGAIDGVMNPQTQTAIRAFQRDHGLSATGTMTTETLTALSVRI